The Desulfomicrobium orale DSM 12838 genome includes a window with the following:
- a CDS encoding purine-nucleoside phosphorylase codes for MLGSGLDGWIDPAWIRQRIPYEEIPGFPQSTVKGHAGMLILAEMGKRHLAILCGRFHLYEGYSAQEITLPVRVLRLLGARQLILTNAAGALNPLFAAGGLMLITDHINMTGKNPLAGPNVDVWGPRFPDMSQTYSPELREKAMRAALVRGQRLEQGVYMGIAGPSLETPAETRMYRALGADAIGMSTVSEAIVARHMNMDVLGISCLTNKNLPDCMAPTSYEEILEQAGRSGAALGDLLCNLIPLL; via the coding sequence GTGCTGGGCAGCGGACTGGACGGCTGGATCGACCCGGCATGGATCCGGCAACGCATTCCCTATGAGGAAATCCCGGGCTTTCCCCAATCGACCGTGAAAGGGCACGCCGGAATGCTCATTCTGGCCGAAATGGGGAAGCGGCATCTGGCCATCCTGTGCGGGCGCTTCCACCTTTACGAGGGCTACAGCGCCCAGGAAATCACCCTGCCCGTGAGGGTCCTGAGGCTGCTCGGGGCCAGACAGCTGATCCTGACCAACGCCGCCGGAGCTCTGAACCCGCTTTTTGCCGCCGGAGGGCTCATGCTCATCACCGACCATATCAACATGACCGGCAAAAATCCCCTCGCCGGCCCCAATGTGGATGTCTGGGGGCCCCGGTTTCCGGACATGTCCCAGACCTACAGCCCGGAACTGCGGGAAAAGGCCATGCGGGCGGCCCTCGTCCGCGGCCAGCGCCTGGAACAGGGCGTGTATATGGGCATAGCCGGGCCAAGTCTTGAAACTCCGGCCGAAACCCGTATGTACCGGGCACTGGGGGCGGACGCCATCGGCATGTCCACGGTGTCCGAAGCCATCGTGGCCCGGCACATGAACATGGACGTGCTGGGCATCTCCTGCCTGACCAACAAAAATCTTCCGGACTGCATGGCCCCCACCTCGTACGAGGAAATCCTGGAGCAGGCCGGCCGTTCCGGCGCGGCTCTGGGCGATTTACTGTGCAACCTCATTCCTCTTCTGTGA